The DNA window TATACTTAATGATGATACTTTAGCTTGTAATCGTCCTAATGGATGATTGAAAAATGATCCTCTCGCAAAATAAGCAAGACTAATTAACATTAAACAATTAATTGTAATGGCCAATGTTATTGAATTGGGTAAGAAATTAATATTATTAATAATCTTTAGAAGTATTAAAACAGGAATAAATGCAAGCAAAAAGAGAGAAATAAAAAAACGAATAACAGGATAATCATCCCAAATATTTCTTAAAACAGCTGTTGTCTTATCATCAATTAAGCCAAACATAAAAATATCATAATGATTTTGATAAGTTTGAAAATAATAATAATTACCAGCGAGAATCCCTATATAAAGAAAAGAAATAAGAAAGATATATCCACTAATTAATTTAAATACTATTGTATTTTCTACTTGAAAAAGAAATAAAAAGTTACCAAAAATAAAAGGAATGGTGAGAATTATTGCAATAATTTTTGCATCATAACGAAATCCTAGCCACCACATTCGTCTAAAACTTTCTTGGTAAGTTGGATCATCCTTGATATTTTGGCTAATATAGCTATTTACCATATATTTCCTAATTAAAAAACTAATAAATAATAGGTAAAAGCTAATCACTAATAAAAAAAAGGTTAAATTTATGCTTGATTGAATTAACATAACATCATATTTAATAATATAAAACGTTTATTCTATAAAACAGGTCCAAGAGTTGCAATCACATTTTGCCAAATTTGTTTCCATATAGGTTGATTTTTAATTTGTGTTAAAGTCACTAATTCTGATTGGCTAATATAATCTAATTGTCTCTGATAAATAGCCGTAGTCGTTTTTTCATCCTGCAACAAAATATTATTTTCATAATTTAAATTAAAGCTACGTAAATCTAAATTAGTGGAACCAATAAAACTCACCTTATTGTCAATCGTTAATGTTTTTGCATGTAATAACCCTAACTTATATTCATAAATAGTAACCCCTGCATTTAATAATGCAAAATAATGACTACGACTTGCAGCAGATACAATCCACGAATCATTATATTTAGGAAAAATTATCGTTACTTTTATTCCTCTTAATGCTGCAGCACAAAGAGATTCAATCGTCATTGGATCTGGCACAAAATATGGTGTAGATAGTATAATTTGCTCTCTGGCAACACTAAATAAAGTCGCAAATAATTGTGGGCTTGCATTTTTTCGTTCAGTAGGTCCATCGCCTACAACTTGAGCTAAAATTCCTTTATCTTGTATTTCAAATGGTTGTGGTTGGAACTCCAAGGGAATTAAATTTTCTCCCGTGGCAACCAACCAATCAGAGAAAAAAAGTAACTGCATTTGCTGTACCACCTCTCCTTCAAAACGCAATAAAATATCTACCCAAGGTGCAAATTTAGGTTTAATTCTAAATTCAGGATCAGCACAATTTTGACTACCGCAATAAACAATTTTGTTATCAATTAATGTAATTTTACGATGATTTCTGAGATCTAAACGGCTTGTTAAAATTGTTTTAAGCGGATTTTTCAATGAAAAAGCAACAGCTAATTGTATGCCAGCCTGCTCCATTTGTTGCCAATAGCTAGATTTTATAAATAATCTTGAGCCTAAACCATCAACCATTACTCGGCAAGTAACTCCACGCTTAGCTGCATCAATTAATGCTTGAGCTACCGCTATGCCTGTATGATCTTCTAACCAAATATAATAGAGAATATGTACACTATCTTTTGCTTGCTGAATATCTTTAATTAAACGTTGTCTCGCTAATTGAGCATCAGGCATTAATTCAGCACTATTGCCAGATAAAGTATGAAACCCATTAATTGAACTCGCATAGTTAAATGCAGGTTGGTAAGGTAACTCGATTAGTTTTTGTGCTGGAGAATAATTTGTCGTGCTAATTAAAGTCGGATAACGTTGTTTAAATTGCTGAAAAAGTGCCTTATATTTAGCACTTGCTTCTTTACCAATATTGTTTTCACCAAATAACCAATAAATAGCAATACCAATATAAGGTAATAACATTAATACAGCAAACCAAGCTAATCTCGCAATGGGATCAAGATCATTACGCCATAAAATACGTGCGGTAAAAAGTATAATCAAACAAATATGAAGTATAATTAATAACATAACATTCCCTTAAATAAATGAAAGTGAATTTAAAATCTAGCCTACCACTAAATTTGGTAAAAACGTACTATTTGCGAATAAAATAGCTGTCATTTTTTATTTTATTTGGAAGTAGTTATCAAACAATGTTTGATATAGATCACAAAAAAATCTGTAATTCTCGTGGTACTCAAAGGAGTTGACCTTTTGGTAACGTATAATTTTATGCTATACTATCACCCGTGAATTTTAAGGGGATATCCCCACCCATTTTTGTTTAACTTAAAATATAGGTGAAAATACTATGACTATTAAAATTGGTATTAATGGCTTTGGTCGTATCGGCCGTTTTGTATTCCGTGCTGCTTGTCAACGTAATGATATTGAAGTAGTTGGTATCAACGATTTAATTGATGTTGAATATATGGCTTACATGCTTAAATATGATTCAACTCATGGTCGTTTTAACGGTGAAGTTGAAGTTAAAGACGGTAAATTAGTCGTAAATGGTAAAGAAATCCGTGTAACCGCTGAGCGTGATCCTGCTAACTTAAAATGGAACGAAATTGGCGTTGATGTTGTTGTTGAAGCTACTGGTTTATTCTTAACTGATGAAACAGCTCGTAAACATATCACGGCGGGCGCTAAAAAAGTTGTTATGACTGGTCCATCTAAAGATAGCACACCTATGTTTGTAAACGGTGTAAACTTTGATACTTATGCAGGTCAAGATATTGTTTCTAACGCATCTTGTACAACTAACTGTTTAGCACCGATCGCTAAAGTATTAAATAATAAATGGGGTATTAAAGATGGTTTAATGACTACCGTTCACGCAACAACTGCAACTCAAAAAACAGTTGACGGTCCATCAGCAAAAGACTGGCGTGGTGGTCGTGGTGCAAGCCAAAATATTATTCCTTCTTCTACTGGTGCAGCTAAAGCAGTAGGTAAAGTTATTCCTGAATTAAATGGTAAATTAACTGGTATGGCATTCCGTGTCCCTACCGCAAACGTATCTGTTGTTGATTTAACTGTAAACTTAGCAAAACCAGCGACTTATGCTGAAATTTGTGCTGAAATGAAACGTGCTTCTCAAGAAGAATTAAAAGGCGTTTTAGGCTACACTGAAGATGATGTTGTATCGACTGATTTCAATGGTGAAACTTGCACTTCAGTATTTGATGCTAAAGCAGGTATTCAATTAACTGATACTTTTGTAAAAGTTGTTTCTTGGTACGATAACGAAATTGGTTATTCAAACAAAGTATTAGACTTAGTTGCTCATATCTCTAAATAATTAAGTCTTTTAAATAAAAAATACCGCTTTAAATGCGGTATTTTTTTATCCTATTTTTTGTTAACCTTCAAATAATTCTGCATGCAAGGATTGAACTACTTGATCTGCGGCATTTGAATGTACTAATAAACAGATATTATTTGTACTAGCACCATAACTAATCATTCTAATATTATACTGCTCTATCGTACTAAATAAACGTTTTGCAATCCCAGCAGCAAGATGCAAGTTATTACCTATAAGTGCTACTAACGCCAAATCCGTATCAACTTTAACGTTACATAATTCGCTTAATTCTGCTAATAATTCGTTTGAAAGCAAATCAGCCCCTGATGACGCTGAACCTGTTTTATCCAAGGTTAATGCCACACTTACTTCAGAAGTAGTGATGGTATCTACTGAAATTTTATGTTTTGCTAAGATATTAAAGACATTGGCTAAAAAGCCCTGTGCGTGTAACATACTCAAACTGGATAAAGTCAGCAAAGTTTGATTCCGTCTCAATGCTATTGCTCGAAAAGTTGGTAAGACATCGGGTTTTTGAGTAACCCAAGTACCGCCTTGTTCTGGCGCTTTACTGGAACCAACATAAACAGGAATATTACTTCTTACTGCTGGTAATAATGTTGCAGGGTGTAATACTTTTGCACCAAAAGTTGCCATTTCAGCAGCTTCATTAAAACTCATAGTATCAATGCGTTGTGCCGCTGAAGCCACTCTAGGATCAGTTGTATAAATTCCCGCTACATCAGTCCAAATTAATACATCTTTTGCATTTAATACTTCTGCTAGCAAAGCAGCCGAATAATCACTGCCCCCTCGCCCTAATGTTGTGGTTTTCCCTGTTAAATCACGCCCAATAAAACCTTGTGTAATAACTAATTCACCACGTTCAACCAATGGTTTTAAAACACGATCACAATTTTTTTGTGTTAATTGATCATCTGGGGTTGCTTTTCCATAATGATTATTTGTCGCTATCACATTACGCACATCTAACCAAGTTGCTGTACAGTTTAATTCTCGTAACACTTCCACAAAAATTAATGTTGACATCATTTCGCCGTGACTAATTAATTCATCAGTTAATGCTGGAGAAGTGGCTAATGCTGCAGCTTCAGCTAAAGACTCAATATTTTCTAAAAGACGATCAATCTCTTGCTGTACTACTTCAGCTTGTTTAAGTTGCGATAAAATTGCATATTGAATATCTCGGATTTGTTGCAACTTTTGTGATCTTTCTACACTTTCACAACCATTCGCTAAGTCCACAAGCAAATTAGTGATTCCTGCAGAAGCAGATAAAACCACTACTCGAGTATTAGGATCAGCAATCACAATCTGAGCACAAGCCTGCATTGCTGTATAATTTGCAACACTTGTTCCACCAAATTTTGCGACTGATAAATGTGCCATATGTTTGTTCCTTCCTTGTATTAATTAAAAATAAAATTTAACCGTGTTTGTACTTATCTTATAGAGATGATTTTAAGGAAAGGGTACTGATAGAAATGTATAAGATACAACAATGAAAAGATTGTTTTATCAGAAGCACTCCACCGTGTAACGATGACAGCCTTAGGGATTCAGCCCTAATAGCCGATAAAATTTCCGCTGGTCGGAATTTCTATCTCGGCGAAAACTCCCCTGATTATTTTTCACTGGCTCCAGAGCCTAAAATAACTGCCTGAGTTTCGCACCTCTCCTGCCATAGCGTGCTTTGCTACGGAATGGTAATATAAATACCCGTTAATAATAATGATGTCAAATAAATTCTTATATATCTTGTACTTCAAGTAAGAGGAATTTAGTGTTTGTAGAATATTTAGCCAAATATTGACGTAAATATTGTTGAGTGTCTTGATCAATTATAGGATCTCTTCTCGGATAAAGATTATAAATTACTGTATCAACTTGAATATTGCGTTGCTGGCACGCAAATAAGCTTAAAAGAGTATGATTGATACTGCCTAATTTTCCAGAAGTGACTAAAATGACAGGATAGCCTTGTTGTTCAATATAATCTAAGCTAGTTTGATATTGATTGTAAGGCACCGCCAGTCCCCCTGCTCCTTCTACTAAAACATAATCATATTTAGTTGCTAATTTATCCGTAGCTTGTGTAATTTTTTCTATTTCTATTACTCTATTTTCAAGTTCTGCTGCAAGATGGGGAGAACAAGGATAATCAAATAAATAAACACAGGTTTCACCTTGTAAATCTTCTTCTGTTAAAGAAATTCCTTGTAACTGACGATGCATTAAAATATCTTCAGAAATTCCCGTATTTCCCGTTTGTACCATTTTTTGTGTAATCACCGAAAAACCTTGTTGCATTAAATGTTTCGCATAAAATCCCGTTGCAACACTTTTTCCAACATCTGTATCAATCCCACTAATAAAAATAACTTTTCCTGACATAACATATCCCTACTCTATTAATATATTTATTTTCTTATCGCCAAACAATATATTGGGTGGTAAGTTAAACTTACCTGCTGTTGAGTTGTGGTAAAAGATTGTCGATATTGCTGACAAAAAGTGGTTAAACGTTGTTTGTTCCAAGGCTGCTGTTTAACTGCTGTTACCCCCGTCTGTTTTAAATGTTGTAACACCGCTAATGGTGATGAAAAATCTAAGTTAATCTGATCTTGCTCTAGAGAAATAATTGTAAATCGCTGCTCTAACCATTGTCTCCATTGTTGCAACTTAGGATAAGTTAGACCTATCTCCGTTAAAAAGCGAATTTCATTTAAATTCTCTGGTGCAAAAGTACTAAATAATAACATTCCATTAGGAGATAAATGACTTGCAACCATATCTAAAAAACGCTGTGGTTGCTCAAACCATTGAAAAGTTGACGCACTTACCACTAGATCAAAATCGCCACTAAATGGCCACTGTTCTGCATCACCTTGAATAAAACGATAAACCGAATTTTGACACAGTGCTTGAATATACTGACTAGCATAGAGATCATTAACTATCCACTGTTCGCTTGAAATAATATCCATTAATTGGCGAGTTAATTCGCCTGTACCACAACCAATCTCTAATACTTTCTTACATTGCAACAAATCTACTTGCTGTAAAAGTAATTGCCGTAACTTTTGACAAATGTGTTGTTGCGCAATAGCACTTTGATCATAACTCTTCTCTGCCTTGGCAAAACGTTGAGCAATCTTCGATTTTTCCAAAGGATATAAGGGTTGTGCTATGCCCATAATTGTTCCCAGTGTTGAAATTGATTAAACAGATAATGCCCACTCTCAATATAGCTGATAGGGCAACGTTTCTGCCAATAAACTGTTTGATTCTGCACAGGAAATATCCGATCTTGTTGACCAATAATCGCCTTTTTCCAAGTTAATAAATCAATCCTTCGATCTTGTTGTATTTGATGAAAAAGAAAATGCAATTCGCTATTAACGTCTTCAAATTCTCGACTAGGATAGCTACGGTACTGTGCTAAACTTATCGCATTATCACACATTCTACGTTCAAATTTTTGTCGTGAATTTGGTGTTAAATTTTCAACTGTTGCTTGAAATACTTGAGTTGGAATACCTTGCTGATCATCTATAGGTAGCCCAGTACCATTAATTGCAACCGCTGAGGTTAATTTTTCTGCTGTTACAATACCACCCAAAACACGTTCTGCCACCCAAACGCCTAATGACCAAGCAATTACATAGATCTCTTGATAAGGGATAAAATTAAAATCTAACGTTAATTGTTGATAATCATAACAAATTAAAAGGTCATATTCTGGTGATAATGTTAAATGTGATACGGCTTCTGGTGGTGTTCCCCAACCTGCAAAATAAATAATTAATTTTGAAGCACAATTATTAGTAAAAACAGTTTTCATAAACTCATATTGATACAAAAAATAAAGAGTTAAATTTTAACATAAATTAAAACAAAGAAGAGATGAAGTCGTTTATTCAAACTAACATTCTGATAAAACAGTAATAAAGTCTTTCATCTCATTTTCTGTTAAATCTGCCGTTAAAGAAAAACGAATTCTTGATGTCCCTTGTGGTACCGTTGGTGGGCGAATAGGTAAACAATAATACCCTTGTTGCTGTAAATACTCTGCCCGCTCAAGAGTACGTTGATTATCGCCTAAAATATAAGGAATAATACAACTTTGACTTGGCATTTGTATGCCTTCTTTTTGTAACAAAGCTTGTCTTAATTGTTGACTAATATTAGCTAAATATTGCCGTTTCTGCGTTAATTGAGGTAGTTGTTCAAATAAAAAATAACTCCAAGCAATATTAAATGGCGGTAGCGCTGTTGAAAAAATCAGTGGTCGCATATGGTTGATTAAATATTCTTTAATAATTTGATCACACACAAGGTATGCCCCCATTGAGGCTAACGCTTTGCCAAAAGTCCCCACGAGTAAATCAATTTCTGCAAGGCAAGCATAACTTTCCGCTAATCCTAATCCATTATCGCCATAAACTCCCACGGCATGTGCTTCATCAACATACAGTAAAATTTGGGAATAATCCTCTGCATATTGTTGTTTTAACTGAACCAATTTAGGAAGATCTGCAAAATCACCATCCATACTAAAAAGACTTTCAGTCACGATAATTACTCGCTGAAATTGCTGGCGATAATGCTGTAAAATATGTTGCAAATGCTGGTAATCATTATGCCGATAACGAACAAATTTAGCCCCACTTAATTTTATTCCGTCAATTAAACTCGCATGGACTAATTTATCCGCAATGATTAAGGTTTTTTTATTGGCTAATGCAGGTAAAATACCAATATTTGCGTGATAACCACTATTAAATAATAAACTTGGTCTGCCAAATCGAGCAGATAATAGTTGTTCTAAATCGGTATGAAATGGAAAATTTCCTGTCAATAAACGTGATGATGAGCTAGTAAATGCAGGAAAATTTGTCCCAAATTGAGATAAAAAACGCTGCTGTAATTGAGTATCTGCCGCTAATCCTAAGTAATCATTTGAAGATAGGTTTAACATTAACTGCCCATCTCGTTCAATATATTTTCCTTGCTGTTTTAACACTGGTAAAGCTCGATACTGCTGTTGCTGTTTTAATTTATTTAATTGTTGAGAAAAATCCGCTAAATCTACCATTGTACTACCTACTCACCTAGCCCATTAGATTTTCATTATATTCTTGTTGAATTGCCCTTAACATTCCTTGTGTTAACGCAGAAAGTTGTTCAGCTTGAATAATAAAAGGAGGCATTAAATAGATTAAGCGACCAAAAGGACGCAACCAAACTCCCTCTTTAACAAACCTAGCTTGTAAGCTACTTAAATTAACGGGTTGATGCATTTCTAATACCCCAATTGCACCTAAGACCCGTACCTCTTTTACCGCTTTAAACTTAGTAGCAAAGATTAATTCTTGTTTCAACTGCTGTTCAATTTGTTGAATCTTAGCTTGCCAGTCCATTTCTAATAACAGAGTAATTGATTCAGCAGCAATTGCACAAGCCAAAGGATTTGCCATAAAAGTTGGTCCGTGCATAAAACATTTTGCTTCGCCAGAACAGATGGTATCCGCAATCGTCTTTGTCGTAATGGTTGCAGATAGAGTGAGATAACCACCAGTTAATGCTTTGCCGATACACATAATATCAGGAACAACATTAGCATGTTCACAAGCAAATAACTTTCCTGTTCGCCCAAATCCAGTTGCAATTTCATCAAAGATGAGTAATACATCATATTTTTCACATAATTCTCTGGCTTTAACCAAATATTCAGGAGAATAAAAATACATACCACCAGCACCTTGTACAACGGGTTCAAGAATAAGCCCTGCTAATTGTCCCGAATGCTGTTGTAAGAGATCCTCTAATGGTTTTATCGCTTCATCAGACCAACTTTGTCCAAACTTAATTGATGGTTGTGGTAAAAAATATTGAACAGGCAAACTTTTAGCAAAAAGTGAGTGCATTCCAGTCGTTGGATCACATACTGACATTGCATGCCAAGTATCACCGTGATAGCCAGATTTAATAGTTGCAAAATGTTGCCGTTCAATTCGTCCTTTGGCATGTTGATACTGCACTGCCATTTTCATTGCCACTTCGACAGCGACCGAACCACTATCTGCAAAAAAGATCTTTTCCATACCCTGTGGCAAAATTTTTACTAAGAGATCAGCCAATTTTGCCGCTGGTTCATGCGTAAAACCACCAAACATAATATGACTCATTTTATTCAATTGGGCGGTAGCTGCTGCATTTAACCTAGGGTGATTATAACCGTGTAATGCCGCCCACCATGATGACATTCCGTCCAGTAAACGTTGCCCATTTTTTAACTCTATGATAACGCCCTCCGCCCGTTCTACTGGATAGACTAATGATGGTTCCACTGTGGAGGCATAAGGATGCAGAATATGTTCTCGATCAATTCGGGATATTTCGTTATGATTCATCGTCTTACTTTATTTGTCTTTCGGATAAAGGAAAAGGAATGAAGATTTCCCCCATTCCTTTCTGGCATTAATCAATACCGATAATAATCCATTTACTGATTTTGGTTAATAAAAGATTGATTAATTTCAATTTTCGCTTGTTCACGTAATACTTTTAGCAAAGTTTCTTGCAAATCTTGTGCTTTTAGCAGTTGTAATTGTGAAACCAATTCTTGCTGTTGTTGGACACCAATCGTCCCATCAACGACTTTGTCTAAAGCAATAATGACCACTTCACCTTGAGCATTTTGTGCAATCGCATAACTAGGTTTTCCATTTTTTGGTAATGGCATCGCAAAAATAGTCTGATCTAATGCAGGATCATTTCCTTGAGCATAAATAACTTGCAATGTTTGATTAAAATTAACTGCAGTTTGATCCCCTGTTTCTAATTTTTTCACCAATTCCATTGCTTTTTCTTGTTCAACCTTCACTGCTTTTTCGTGTTGTAACAGCTTTTCAATTTGTGTTTTCACTTGTTCTAAGGTTTGTGTCGTTGCTTCTTTATGATCCACAACTCTTACAACAATAGAATGATTTTCTCCAACCGTAATGGTGGTTGAATTTTCTCCACCTTGGATTAAATCTGAACTAAAAATTTGGCTGATTAAATTCGGATAATTCAAACTTGAAGGAACATCATTTTGCGAAAAATAACCTGTCTCTTGTACAGATAAATCCGCCACTTTAGCTGCAGCTTCTAATGAAGATTGATCTTCAAAAGCCTTATCCGCAACTGCTTTTTGTACTTTAAAGAATGCTTCTAATCCTCGTTCCTGACGAATAGTTTTTATAATTTGTTCTTTTACTTGATCAAAAGGTAAGATTTTTCCTTGATGACGATCTAATACCTCAATAATATGATAACTATCGCCAACTTTTACTGGTTCACTATATTCTCCCACTGCGGTTTTATCTGCGGCTTGTTCAAATGCTTTTGGCATTTCGCCCGGTACTACCCAACTTAAATCTCCACCATTTACGGCTGAAGGGCTATCAATAGAATATTTTTTAGCTAATTCTGCAAAATTTGCTCCCGATTTTAATTGTTGGTAGAGCTTATCAGCTTCATCTAAATTATTAACTTGAATATGGGCTAAATGCTGTTCACTACTTCCAAGATATTGGGATTGATTATCTTGGTAATATTGAGCCGCTTCAACATCAGTTACCTGAATATTTTTTGCAATATCTTTTTCATTTAAATCAATATATTGTACTTTGACTAATTCTGGTACTGCAAAAGCAGATCTATGGCTATTATAATAATTCTCAATCTCCTGTTGCGATACAGATTGCTGTGCTAGAGCTTCCGTTAGTGGTAAAGTTGCCAAACGTACACTACGTTTTTGATATAATAGTTTCACTAATTCATCAATTTGTTTTGGGGTTATAAAGTCACTTAACAATAATGATGAGTTTAATTGATTTGTAATTAAATCTTGTCTCACTAATCCAGCATATTGATCAGGTTGAATTCGGTTACCCTGTAACAAGCGTTGATAACGTTCATTACTAAATTTACCATCAACTTGGAAAATTGGGCTAGAAACAATAGCGACTTTTATTTGTTCATCGCTAACACCTAATTTTAACTCTGTCGCATATTGACGTAACAGTTCTTGATCAATCATTCGATTAATGACTGATTGTCTTAAACCAGTAACAAATTCTGGTGAATCGGCAACATTAGCAAATTGAGCGCCCATTTGACTTGCTAATTGTTGATATTGTTGTTGATATTCTTGTAAAAAAGAACGTTGTGAGATTTCTGTACCATTGACTGATGCAGCAGACGTATTCTGACGGGAAATTAAATACCCTCCCACACCACTCAACACAAATGAAACAGTCACAACCCCCATAATGATTTTCCAGACAATTCCATTTGAATGTCCGTGCAATTTTTCCATCATAGCTAAAAATTCCTTACTTAAATAAATTACAATAATTATTTGATTATACAAAAAAGCAATGATCAATCATAATCAAGTAAAGCAAAAAGTCTAAATAGCAAAAGCCATTTATTTGCTACAACTTTAAAACAAAATAAATGGCTAGTTATTACCTAATTTACAATTAAATTTGTTCTCTTTTTCGAACGTGCTTTTTTCAGCGGTACAAGGTTAAACGGTTCAATCCCCGTTGGTGGATTTTCCAATGCTAACGATAATACCTGATCAATATTTTCAACAGCATGAATTTGTAACGCTGCTTTTACATTCTCAGGAATATCTTCTAAATCTTTCAAGTTATCTTTTGGAATCAAAGCAATTTTTATTCCACCACGATGGGCTGCTAATAATTTTTCTTTCAAACCACCTATCGGTAAAACTTTTCCTCTTAAGGTGATTTCTCCCGTCATCGCTACATCAGCTCGAACAGGATTACCCGTTAAGCAAGAAACTAAAGCAGTACACATTGCAATACCTGCACTAGGCCCATCTTTCGGTGTTGCACCTTCAGGAACATGAATATGAATATCACGTTTTTCATAAAAATCAGGATTAATACCTAATCTTTCAGCACGTGATCTCACCACAGTCATTGCCGCTTGAATAGACTCTTTCATTACATCACCAAGAGAACCCGTAAAACTGAGTTTTCCTTTTCCTAATACTGATGCAGTTTCGATAGTAAGCAAATCACCACCGACCTCTGTCCAAGCTAAACCTGTTACTTCTCCAATTCGATTTTGACTATCTGCACGACCAAACTCAAAGCGTTTAACACCTAAAAACGTTTCTAAATTTTTAGACGTAACTTTAATGCTTTTTAATTGTTTATCTAATAACAGATTTTTAACTGTTCTACGGCAAATTTTTGACAATTCTCGTTCTAAATTACGTACGCCAGCTTCTCGTGTATAGTAACGAATAATATCTAAAATGGCACTGTCATCAATTTTTAATTCATTTTTCTTCACACCATTACGCATCATCTGTTTTGGTAATAGATGGCGAGTAACAATATTTAATTTTTCATCTTCGGTATAACCAGAAAGGCGAATAACCTCCATACGATCAAGTAATGGTGCTGGAATATTCATTGAATTTGAAGTTGCAACAAACATTACATCGGATAAATCATAATCAACTTCTAAATAGTGATCATTAAACGCATTATTTTGTTCTGGATCTAATACTTCTAATAATGCCGAAGCAGGATCGCCTCGCATATCAGAACTCATTTTATCAATCTCATCTAGCAAAAAGAGTGGATTTTTTACGCCTACTTTTGCCATTTTTTGCATTAGTTTTCCCGGTAATGCCCCAATATAAGTACGACGATGACCTCGAATTTCAGCTTCATCTCTCACACCACCCAAAGCCATTCTAATATATTTTCTGCCTGTCGCATGTGCTATTGATTGCCCCAAAGAAGTTTTCCCTACACCGGGAG is part of the Mergibacter septicus genome and encodes:
- a CDS encoding 8-amino-7-oxononanoate synthase codes for the protein MVDLADFSQQLNKLKQQQQYRALPVLKQQGKYIERDGQLMLNLSSNDYLGLAADTQLQQRFLSQFGTNFPAFTSSSSRLLTGNFPFHTDLEQLLSARFGRPSLLFNSGYHANIGILPALANKKTLIIADKLVHASLIDGIKLSGAKFVRYRHNDYQHLQHILQHYRQQFQRVIIVTESLFSMDGDFADLPKLVQLKQQYAEDYSQILLYVDEAHAVGVYGDNGLGLAESYACLAEIDLLVGTFGKALASMGAYLVCDQIIKEYLINHMRPLIFSTALPPFNIAWSYFLFEQLPQLTQKRQYLANISQQLRQALLQKEGIQMPSQSCIIPYILGDNQRTLERAEYLQQQGYYCLPIRPPTVPQGTSRIRFSLTADLTENEMKDFITVLSEC
- the gap gene encoding type I glyceraldehyde-3-phosphate dehydrogenase produces the protein MTIKIGINGFGRIGRFVFRAACQRNDIEVVGINDLIDVEYMAYMLKYDSTHGRFNGEVEVKDGKLVVNGKEIRVTAERDPANLKWNEIGVDVVVEATGLFLTDETARKHITAGAKKVVMTGPSKDSTPMFVNGVNFDTYAGQDIVSNASCTTNCLAPIAKVLNNKWGIKDGLMTTVHATTATQKTVDGPSAKDWRGGRGASQNIIPSSTGAAKAVGKVIPELNGKLTGMAFRVPTANVSVVDLTVNLAKPATYAEICAEMKRASQEELKGVLGYTEDDVVSTDFNGETCTSVFDAKAGIQLTDTFVKVVSWYDNEIGYSNKVLDLVAHISK
- the bioD gene encoding dethiobiotin synthase; this encodes MSGKVIFISGIDTDVGKSVATGFYAKHLMQQGFSVITQKMVQTGNTGISEDILMHRQLQGISLTEEDLQGETCVYLFDYPCSPHLAAELENRVIEIEKITQATDKLATKYDYVLVEGAGGLAVPYNQYQTSLDYIEQQGYPVILVTSGKLGSINHTLLSLFACQQRNIQVDTVIYNLYPRRDPIIDQDTQQYLRQYLAKYSTNTKFLLLEVQDI
- the lysC gene encoding lysine-sensitive aspartokinase 3; this encodes MAHLSVAKFGGTSVANYTAMQACAQIVIADPNTRVVVLSASAGITNLLVDLANGCESVERSQKLQQIRDIQYAILSQLKQAEVVQQEIDRLLENIESLAEAAALATSPALTDELISHGEMMSTLIFVEVLRELNCTATWLDVRNVIATNNHYGKATPDDQLTQKNCDRVLKPLVERGELVITQGFIGRDLTGKTTTLGRGGSDYSAALLAEVLNAKDVLIWTDVAGIYTTDPRVASAAQRIDTMSFNEAAEMATFGAKVLHPATLLPAVRSNIPVYVGSSKAPEQGGTWVTQKPDVLPTFRAIALRRNQTLLTLSSLSMLHAQGFLANVFNILAKHKISVDTITTSEVSVALTLDKTGSASSGADLLSNELLAELSELCNVKVDTDLALVALIGNNLHLAAGIAKRLFSTIEQYNIRMISYGASTNNICLLVHSNAADQVVQSLHAELFEG
- the bioC gene encoding malonyl-ACP O-methyltransferase BioC, with the translated sequence MGIAQPLYPLEKSKIAQRFAKAEKSYDQSAIAQQHICQKLRQLLLQQVDLLQCKKVLEIGCGTGELTRQLMDIISSEQWIVNDLYASQYIQALCQNSVYRFIQGDAEQWPFSGDFDLVVSASTFQWFEQPQRFLDMVASHLSPNGMLLFSTFAPENLNEIRFLTEIGLTYPKLQQWRQWLEQRFTIISLEQDQINLDFSSPLAVLQHLKQTGVTAVKQQPWNKQRLTTFCQQYRQSFTTTQQQVSLTYHPIYCLAIRK
- the cls gene encoding cardiolipin synthase, whose translation is MLLIILHICLIILFTARILWRNDLDPIARLAWFAVLMLLPYIGIAIYWLFGENNIGKEASAKYKALFQQFKQRYPTLISTTNYSPAQKLIELPYQPAFNYASSINGFHTLSGNSAELMPDAQLARQRLIKDIQQAKDSVHILYYIWLEDHTGIAVAQALIDAAKRGVTCRVMVDGLGSRLFIKSSYWQQMEQAGIQLAVAFSLKNPLKTILTSRLDLRNHRKITLIDNKIVYCGSQNCADPEFRIKPKFAPWVDILLRFEGEVVQQMQLLFFSDWLVATGENLIPLEFQPQPFEIQDKGILAQVVGDGPTERKNASPQLFATLFSVAREQIILSTPYFVPDPMTIESLCAAALRGIKVTIIFPKYNDSWIVSAASRSHYFALLNAGVTIYEYKLGLLHAKTLTIDNKVSFIGSTNLDLRSFNLNYENNILLQDEKTTTAIYQRQLDYISQSELVTLTQIKNQPIWKQIWQNVIATLGPVL
- a CDS encoding DUF452 family protein; this translates as MKTVFTNNCASKLIIYFAGWGTPPEAVSHLTLSPEYDLLICYDYQQLTLDFNFIPYQEIYVIAWSLGVWVAERVLGGIVTAEKLTSAVAINGTGLPIDDQQGIPTQVFQATVENLTPNSRQKFERRMCDNAISLAQYRSYPSREFEDVNSELHFLFHQIQQDRRIDLLTWKKAIIGQQDRIFPVQNQTVYWQKRCPISYIESGHYLFNQFQHWEQLWA